A genomic region of Desulfosarcina ovata subsp. ovata contains the following coding sequences:
- the trsS gene encoding radical SAM (seleno)protein TrsS yields MTSIPNRPSDPSDHLVGHTLSLCPVCLARIDAVRREIDGVVWLQKHCPEHGDFSTPVWRGRPSWGEWQRPKQPATPVADRPLPDKGCPFDCGLCRNHRQRSCTVIIDVTQRCNLVCPVCFARSNPAGPDDPGLDELERRFASVAQISPGSNIQLSGGEPTLRDDLPHIVAMGRRAGFGFIQLNTNGIRLARDEVFLKRLADAGLDSVFLQFDGTRDAIYRQLRGRALLDEKLATIDACAALNLGVVLVATVVPGINDGDLGAILKLGVEKTPAVRGVHFQPISYFGRFPEPPELKDRITLPELMRAIEIQTDGAFPVKQFSPPGCENAMCSFSSKFMVQPDLSVRPLLPVWQGCCGTPETFEEGARRSISQTARQWSGVPRDHLAMESEADSVPAVATPVGKDNVMDLDQFLRQVRTRTLAVSAMAFQDAWTLDLERVQECCIHVADEKGRLIPFCLYNLTSISGKGLYRP; encoded by the coding sequence ATGACATCCATCCCCAATAGGCCGAGCGATCCGTCCGATCACCTGGTGGGGCATACTTTGAGCCTCTGCCCGGTGTGCCTGGCGCGCATCGACGCGGTGCGGCGGGAAATCGATGGCGTGGTGTGGCTGCAGAAGCATTGTCCCGAGCATGGGGATTTCTCGACGCCCGTTTGGCGCGGCCGTCCGTCCTGGGGTGAATGGCAGCGTCCCAAACAGCCGGCAACGCCCGTCGCGGATCGACCGCTTCCGGACAAAGGGTGTCCCTTCGATTGCGGTTTGTGCCGCAACCACCGCCAACGATCATGCACCGTTATCATTGACGTTACCCAGCGCTGCAATCTGGTCTGCCCGGTCTGTTTTGCCCGATCCAACCCCGCCGGGCCGGACGATCCGGGCCTGGATGAACTGGAGCGGCGCTTTGCATCGGTTGCCCAAATCAGTCCGGGGAGTAACATTCAACTCTCGGGCGGCGAACCCACCCTGCGCGACGACCTGCCCCATATCGTCGCCATGGGCAGGCGGGCCGGGTTCGGCTTCATTCAGCTCAACACCAACGGCATTCGCCTGGCCCGGGACGAGGTGTTCCTGAAGCGCCTGGCCGATGCCGGCCTGGACTCGGTCTTTCTTCAATTTGACGGCACCCGGGATGCGATCTATCGACAATTGCGCGGTCGGGCGCTTCTGGACGAAAAACTGGCCACGATCGATGCATGCGCGGCCCTGAACCTGGGGGTGGTGCTGGTGGCGACCGTGGTTCCCGGAATCAATGACGGCGATCTTGGCGCCATCCTGAAACTGGGCGTCGAGAAAACCCCGGCTGTGCGTGGTGTGCACTTTCAGCCGATCAGTTACTTCGGACGCTTTCCCGAACCGCCGGAGCTGAAAGACCGCATCACCCTGCCCGAGTTGATGCGTGCCATCGAGATTCAGACCGATGGCGCCTTCCCGGTCAAACAATTCAGCCCGCCCGGGTGTGAAAACGCCATGTGCTCGTTTTCCTCCAAGTTCATGGTTCAGCCCGATCTTTCGGTACGCCCGCTGCTGCCAGTCTGGCAGGGCTGCTGCGGAACGCCGGAGACCTTCGAGGAGGGTGCCCGCAGGAGTATTTCCCAGACCGCCCGGCAATGGTCCGGCGTTCCCCGGGACCATCTGGCCATGGAATCAGAAGCCGATTCTGTCCCGGCGGTGGCCACGCCCGTGGGAAAAGATAATGTTATGGACCTGGATCAATTCCTCCGCCAGGTGCGCACCCGAACGCTGGCGGTCTCCGCCATGGCCTTTCAGGACGCCTGGACGCTGGATTTGGAGCGGGTGCAGGAGTGCTGCATCCATGTCGCCGACGAAAAGGGTCGCTTGATTCCATTCTGTCTGTATAATTTAACCAGTATTTCAGGAAAGGGGCTTTACCGACCATGA
- a CDS encoding DVU_1553 family AMP-dependent CoA ligase: protein MTAIIPTRLENWLRNRLAPQPLSLDTLAAFQLAELNQTLAHVRENSPFYRERFKNLPNRPLTDLAQLADFPMMTADDLRRHHLDMLCVSHGQVSRVVTMQTSGTTAAPKRLYFSEADLERNIDFFHHGLTCMTDPGQTLLIMLPGHSPDSAADQLQRAAARVPLEAHIHWPVLDLERLIEEIEEKRIDCLAGAPSQIFALCRHAEDAGRLPPNSIKSVLLTTDYVPRAAADGIRRSWGCRVFEHYGMSEMGLGGAMACDAHQGYHLREADLLVEVVDPDDGTPLPPGVEGEVVFTTLARQAMPLIRYRTGDRAAWLEGPCACGSILRRLGRVRGRIADLASERTRLSMPQLDEAILSLPGVYSFQAVLEKTGENTVLSLNLYCREQHSATLKDGVHAAVARLLESGTGGGPAIRIHTHPPDVLRWDSTGMIKRTIG, encoded by the coding sequence ATGACGGCCATCATTCCCACCCGGTTGGAAAACTGGCTTCGCAACCGTCTTGCACCGCAGCCGTTATCGCTCGACACCCTGGCGGCATTCCAACTGGCAGAGCTCAACCAGACATTGGCACATGTGCGCGAAAACAGCCCCTTTTACCGGGAGCGGTTCAAGAATCTTCCGAACCGCCCGTTGACCGATCTGGCCCAATTGGCCGATTTTCCGATGATGACGGCCGACGACCTGCGCCGGCACCACCTGGACATGCTCTGTGTGTCCCACGGCCAGGTGAGCCGGGTGGTCACCATGCAGACCTCCGGCACCACGGCCGCGCCCAAACGGCTCTACTTTTCCGAGGCCGATCTGGAACGCAACATCGATTTTTTCCACCATGGACTGACCTGCATGACCGATCCCGGGCAAACCCTTTTGATCATGCTTCCCGGCCATTCGCCGGACAGCGCTGCCGATCAATTGCAACGGGCCGCCGCGCGCGTTCCCCTGGAGGCGCACATCCACTGGCCGGTTTTGGATCTGGAGCGACTGATCGAGGAGATCGAGGAAAAACGGATCGACTGCCTGGCTGGAGCGCCATCTCAGATCTTCGCCCTTTGCCGCCATGCCGAGGATGCCGGACGACTGCCTCCCAATTCCATTAAAAGTGTGCTGCTGACCACCGATTATGTCCCCCGGGCCGCTGCGGATGGTATCCGCCGAAGCTGGGGGTGCCGGGTGTTCGAGCATTACGGCATGTCGGAAATGGGCTTGGGCGGTGCGATGGCCTGTGACGCCCACCAAGGCTATCACCTGCGGGAAGCGGACCTGCTGGTGGAGGTTGTCGATCCCGATGATGGAACCCCCTTGCCGCCAGGTGTCGAGGGGGAGGTGGTCTTTACCACGCTGGCCCGGCAGGCCATGCCCCTGATCCGTTACCGCACCGGCGACCGGGCCGCCTGGCTGGAAGGCCCTTGCGCCTGCGGCAGTATCCTGCGCCGCTTGGGCCGGGTACGCGGTCGCATCGCCGATCTCGCTTCGGAGCGGACGCGTCTGTCCATGCCGCAGTTGGACGAGGCGATTCTTTCTCTGCCGGGGGTTTACTCGTTTCAGGCGGTTCTTGAAAAAACCGGGGAAAACACGGTACTATCGTTGAATCTTTACTGCAGGGAGCAGCATTCGGCGACTTTGAAAGACGGTGTGCACGCGGCGGTGGCCCGTTTATTGGAAAGCGGTACTGGCGGGGGGCCTGCCATCCGCATCCACACCCACCCACCGGATGTTTTGCGCTGGGACAGTACCGGCATGATCAAACGCACCATCGGGTAG
- a CDS encoding putative quinol monooxygenase — MITILFSVRVVDGKVEAFREFAEQATPLSRADDGCLGYVFHQQKDDPRNFVLREQWRDKEALAEHIKHLIAVFGPPKPGEQLPASMTALCESFDLKFYNVIGD; from the coding sequence ATGATCACGATTCTTTTTAGTGTCAGAGTGGTAGACGGCAAGGTTGAGGCGTTTCGCGAATTTGCCGAGCAGGCCACGCCATTGTCACGCGCGGACGATGGTTGTCTCGGGTATGTATTCCATCAGCAAAAGGACGATCCGAGAAACTTCGTCCTTCGTGAACAGTGGCGAGACAAGGAAGCCTTGGCCGAACATATCAAGCACCTGATTGCGGTATTTGGTCCCCCGAAACCAGGTGAGCAGCTCCCCGCTTCGATGACGGCGCTCTGCGAGTCATTCGACCTGAAGTTCTACAACGTGATTGGCGACTGA
- a CDS encoding DUF2914 domain-containing protein, translating to MTRETIETHDQVLLKKIRDIVDRKEKKIEVVRPLWKSPKIWLPAIALAVVIAGLTIFEREPSRRRLPPSSVAAGIDRDLSQLAPAPAVPTPATRVAPVAPSAGPEETAAAPTPTSGDSVDTVPVEESKVVPSEVDTPTNRETTTIPASHPGALDTDRRPSPVRIAALATCTDVLNRQCVSPQNTFSLNDGSMPVVWMNVLSDAQPFTLTHVYFHDGEKYSEIPLAIRFPRMRTWSRVTLRRPSQAGRWRVEVMTEAGETIGQIEFTVVP from the coding sequence ATGACCAGAGAAACGATCGAAACCCATGATCAGGTTCTCCTGAAAAAAATAAGAGATATTGTCGATCGTAAAGAAAAGAAAATAGAGGTGGTCCGACCGCTCTGGAAATCCCCCAAAATCTGGCTGCCGGCAATCGCTTTGGCCGTGGTCATTGCCGGATTGACAATTTTCGAAAGGGAGCCGTCCCGCCGCCGGTTGCCGCCGTCATCGGTTGCCGCCGGTATTGATCGTGACCTCTCCCAGCTCGCGCCGGCGCCGGCCGTGCCGACCCCGGCCACCCGGGTGGCGCCGGTTGCCCCGTCCGCCGGGCCCGAGGAAACCGCCGCTGCCCCAACCCCGACCTCCGGTGATTCCGTCGATACCGTGCCGGTTGAGGAGAGTAAGGTGGTTCCGTCTGAGGTGGATACGCCCACCAATCGTGAAACAACAACCATACCGGCTTCCCATCCAGGGGCGCTGGACACGGACCGCCGGCCGTCCCCCGTCCGGATTGCCGCGCTGGCCACCTGCACCGACGTGCTAAACCGGCAGTGCGTATCTCCGCAAAACACGTTTTCCCTCAACGATGGATCCATGCCGGTGGTCTGGATGAATGTGCTGTCCGACGCCCAGCCCTTTACCCTGACCCATGTTTACTTCCATGATGGCGAAAAGTATTCCGAGATCCCGTTGGCCATCCGTTTTCCCCGAATGCGGACATGGAGCCGTGTCACCTTGAGGCGGCCGAGTCAGGCGGGGCGCTGGCGGGTCGAGGTGATGACCGAGGCGGGTGAGACAATTGGTCAGATTGAATTCACCGTGGTTCCCTGA
- a CDS encoding universal stress protein: protein MTIQKKSLVLVDGSERSIQTVNYIKDFMPVDENMRIVLFHVFDGRPEEFRELEQAPTCIDAVSQLQNQEAEQKAAIWWYLERAKKILTKGGVPQQSIEIKLHLRKDGVARDIIEEAKNDYSAVIMRRRGLGALRRIILGSVAVKLLQSIAFIPIIIVGQVPTNKKILLAVDASPSSRKAVEFIGSLLGGHGYEACIFHAIIGLGSMAFKFPEVNAPEFPEVGMPDNCIEAFKLKTARLLQATKDTLLLSGFDSGKISEKIITGAHSRSLEILKETEEGGYSTIVVGRRGLSKVEAFFMGRVGHKVVYGGDKFTVWVV, encoded by the coding sequence GTGACAATCCAAAAAAAATCGCTGGTGTTGGTTGATGGTTCCGAACGGTCCATACAAACGGTCAACTACATTAAGGATTTTATGCCCGTTGATGAGAATATGCGGATCGTTCTGTTTCACGTTTTCGATGGCAGGCCGGAAGAATTTCGCGAATTGGAGCAGGCCCCAACCTGTATTGATGCGGTCAGTCAACTGCAAAATCAGGAAGCGGAACAAAAAGCCGCAATCTGGTGGTACCTGGAACGGGCGAAAAAGATTTTGACAAAGGGAGGAGTCCCGCAACAGTCAATTGAAATCAAACTCCATCTCAGGAAAGATGGGGTTGCCCGGGACATTATTGAGGAAGCAAAAAACGACTACAGCGCAGTCATTATGCGAAGGCGGGGGCTGGGTGCGCTGAGAAGGATCATCTTAGGCAGTGTTGCTGTAAAATTATTACAATCTATAGCATTTATTCCAATCATCATCGTAGGTCAGGTTCCCACCAATAAAAAAATTTTATTGGCCGTAGATGCGTCGCCATCTTCGAGAAAAGCAGTTGAATTTATTGGCTCATTGTTAGGCGGCCATGGATATGAGGCATGTATATTTCATGCAATTATAGGTCTGGGATCAATGGCTTTTAAATTTCCTGAGGTAAATGCACCCGAATTTCCAGAAGTTGGAATGCCTGATAATTGCATTGAAGCCTTTAAATTAAAAACAGCCCGACTGTTGCAGGCTACGAAAGATACGCTTTTGTTGTCCGGGTTCGACTCTGGAAAAATATCCGAAAAAATCATCACCGGTGCCCATAGCCGATCCTTGGAAATCTTAAAAGAAACAGAAGAAGGCGGTTACAGCACAATCGTTGTCGGACGGAGGGGGCTTTCGAAAGTTGAGGCCTTTTTTATGGGCAGAGTCGGCCATAAAGTTGTTTATGGGGGCGATAAATTTACGGTCTGGGTTGTCTGA
- a CDS encoding efflux transporter outer membrane subunit has translation MAGLFIAVLVNVQPYCLRKIIETALNNNRDLQIAALNVEKARAQYGIQRAELLPALDTSGAWSKQRRSDDLIDPGDPRTVEQYSVDLGIASWEIDFFGRLRSLKDQALEAYMATEQARRSTQIMLISEVARAYLTLAADRENLKLARSTLESQQTSYDLILKSCQFGLSTEIDLRRAQTQVDAAQRDVHRYTQLEAQDQNALNLLAGAPVPEEMLPADLSSVAPAQEISSGISSETLLNRPDIVAAEHRLKGAYAYIGAARAAFFPRISLTTSVGTASDELSGLFGSKADTWNFAPQIVMPIFDARIWAALRISKADRKIVLKEYEKTIQAAFKEVADALAVRGTIDQQVAAQKALVGASSETYRLSNKRYTLGIDDYLSVLDAHRSLYSQQQTLISLQLTRVANQVNLYAVLGGGDK, from the coding sequence TTGGCAGGCCTTTTTATTGCCGTCTTGGTTAACGTTCAACCATATTGTCTAAGAAAAATTATTGAAACCGCCTTGAACAACAACCGTGATCTGCAAATAGCCGCCTTAAACGTGGAAAAAGCGCGCGCACAATACGGTATTCAACGGGCGGAACTGCTGCCTGCGCTCGATACATCCGGAGCATGGAGCAAACAACGCCGTTCAGACGATCTGATAGACCCCGGGGATCCGAGAACCGTGGAGCAGTACAGCGTCGATCTGGGCATCGCTTCTTGGGAAATCGATTTCTTCGGACGGTTACGAAGCCTGAAAGATCAGGCGCTGGAAGCATACATGGCTACGGAGCAAGCTCGCCGTAGCACACAAATCATGCTGATATCCGAAGTTGCCAGGGCCTATCTGACGCTTGCTGCGGACAGGGAAAACCTCAAGCTGGCCCGATCTACCCTTGAAAGCCAGCAGACGTCCTATGATCTCATTCTAAAAAGCTGTCAATTCGGGCTATCGACCGAGATTGATTTGCGTCGTGCACAAACCCAGGTGGATGCGGCGCAAAGGGATGTTCACCGCTATACTCAATTAGAGGCACAGGACCAAAACGCGTTGAACCTTCTGGCGGGCGCACCGGTACCCGAAGAGATGTTACCCGCCGACCTCAGTAGTGTTGCGCCAGCTCAAGAAATCTCTTCGGGGATCTCTTCTGAAACGCTTTTGAACCGGCCCGATATTGTAGCGGCGGAACACCGCCTCAAGGGGGCTTATGCCTATATCGGCGCAGCACGAGCCGCCTTCTTCCCCCGTATCTCCCTGACGACCTCTGTGGGAACGGCAAGTGATGAGCTCTCCGGATTGTTCGGCTCCAAAGCGGACACCTGGAACTTTGCACCACAGATCGTCATGCCGATTTTTGACGCCCGCATCTGGGCCGCGCTGCGGATCAGCAAGGCGGACCGAAAAATCGTCCTCAAGGAGTATGAGAAAACCATCCAAGCCGCCTTCAAAGAGGTGGCCGATGCCCTTGCCGTCCGGGGTACCATTGATCAGCAGGTAGCGGCGCAAAAAGCCCTTGTGGGTGCATCCTCAGAGACCTATCGCCTTTCAAATAAACGTTACACATTAGGCATTGACGATTATCTCAGCGTGTTAGACGCGCACCGGTCGCTCTATTCGCAGCAGCAGACCCTTATCTCACTCCAGTTGACCAGGGTTGCCAACCAGGTGAATCTTTACGCGGTATTGGGTGGAGGCGATAAATAG
- a CDS encoding IS110 family transposase, whose translation MNKIVKYVGLDVHKDSITIAIADEGRDGNVRVYGKISNDLGQIDNVMRKLISQNAELHCVYEAGPCGYPIYRHLTSKGIDCVVVAPALIPKKTGDRVKNDRRDATHLATLHRSGELTPVYVPDQADEALRDLVRARKDIQISLRKVKQQINAFLLRQGINYPGKSKWSKAHLNWLADLKMPHPAQHIALTEYLDAMGDHEARVKRIEKAIEQCCQTSRLLPVIEALQALRGISLLSAVTVVAELGDLSRFDTPAQLMAYLGLIPSEHSSGGTIKKGPITKTGNTHARRTLIESAQAYRMPARKSKAIRKRQEGLPDDVLDIAWNAQLRLCHRYRRLIAKGKNHNVVITAIARELAGFIWAIARAVPIVAAER comes from the coding sequence ATGAACAAGATAGTAAAGTATGTTGGTTTAGATGTCCACAAAGATTCGATTACCATTGCTATCGCCGATGAAGGACGTGACGGAAACGTTCGAGTGTATGGAAAAATCAGCAACGACCTGGGGCAGATTGATAACGTCATGCGAAAACTGATTTCACAAAACGCCGAATTGCATTGTGTTTATGAAGCAGGTCCATGCGGATATCCAATCTACAGGCATTTAACAAGCAAGGGAATCGATTGCGTTGTCGTTGCTCCGGCGCTGATCCCCAAAAAAACCGGTGATCGGGTTAAAAACGATCGCCGAGATGCAACCCACCTGGCGACGCTCCACCGTTCCGGAGAACTGACGCCGGTGTATGTCCCCGATCAGGCCGATGAAGCACTTCGTGACCTGGTACGTGCACGAAAAGACATCCAAATATCGCTCCGCAAAGTCAAACAACAGATCAATGCCTTTTTATTGCGACAAGGGATCAATTATCCAGGTAAAAGCAAATGGAGTAAAGCGCATTTAAATTGGCTGGCGGATCTGAAGATGCCGCATCCGGCCCAGCACATTGCCCTTACCGAATACCTGGACGCCATGGGAGACCATGAGGCCCGCGTTAAGCGCATCGAAAAAGCGATTGAGCAATGTTGCCAAACCAGTCGATTGCTTCCGGTTATCGAGGCTCTGCAAGCGCTCAGGGGGATTTCTTTGCTCAGCGCGGTGACCGTCGTCGCTGAACTGGGGGATCTGAGCCGTTTCGATACGCCGGCACAGCTGATGGCCTATTTGGGTCTGATCCCATCGGAGCATTCAAGCGGTGGCACCATCAAAAAAGGCCCCATTACCAAAACCGGCAATACCCATGCCCGCAGGACGTTGATCGAATCGGCTCAGGCCTATCGTATGCCGGCCCGGAAAAGTAAGGCGATCCGTAAACGCCAGGAAGGCTTGCCGGACGATGTTTTGGATATTGCCTGGAATGCACAGCTACGACTATGCCACCGCTACCGCAGGTTGATTGCAAAGGGCAAAAACCATAACGTGGTCATCACCGCGATTGCACGCGAGTTGGCCGGTTTCATCTGGGCCATTGCCCGGGCTGTTCCAATCGTGGCCGCTGAAAGATGA
- a CDS encoding efflux RND transporter permease subunit, whose translation MLSRFFLKRPVFAWVIAIIIMTVGILAIYNLPISQNPSVAPPSIAIDAYYPGASAETVENTVTQIIEQKMTGLGNMLYLSGASSSSGASRIELTFAPGTDPDLAWSKVQNKLQLAMSSLPDVVQSQGADVSKSTRNYLMVVGLVSEDGSMNGVDLRDYAQSNLEKILSRVPGVGEVENFGSQYAIRVWVNPDKLTNYKLTIEDVILALQDYNVEVSAGQFGGAPAREGQRLNIAIVVQHLLQTPEEFAAIPIRTDTDGSVVRVRDIGRTELGTERYDIVANYNGKAAAAMAIRQEVGANALETANNVKKKLKEMSRYFPPGMKVIYPYDTTPFTMVAINEVVKTLFEAILLVFIIMYLFMGNIRATLIPTIAVPVVLLGTFAVLGFFGFSINMLTMFAMVLSIGLLVDDAIVVVENVERIMAEEGLPPREATAKSMDEITSALIGIGLVLSAVFGPMAFFQGSTGVLYRQFSVTIIASMLLSVVVALILTPVLCASFLKPIPPGHHSSDNAVLFLRPFFRWFDRSFLKVRNFYVGIVGRSFSKTLRYLMIYILIVATVGFLFQRMTSSYLPDEDQGVLMVQTTLPSGSTIEKTQKVMDKIKDYFLTHETDCVESFASVAGVSFSGQAQNVGIAFLKLKDWELRKRPDLKIEAIIGRAMEFFPKIIEARIFAFSPPPVIELGNATGFDFQLQDRGGLGHAKLMEARNQLLDMAARDPRLIRVRPNGMEDVPEYRIDVDWDKAGAMGLPISSIHNTIEAAFGSAYVNDFIQAGRVKRVYVQADIPYRMLPKDLEKLYVRNSEGDMAPFSAFASGRWTFGSPMLERYNAFPSLNIWGEPAPGKSSGEAMAAMEEIAAKLPQGIGYDWTGLSYQERLATAQGPILYAFSVFVIFLCVAALYESWTIPFVNLLMLPLGVFGAILATSLRGLPSDIYFQIGFLTTLGLSTKNAILIIQFIKERMGHGERLVDATLGAAKTRFRPVMMTSLAFFFGVLPLAIATGAGAGAMNAIGTAVCGGMLSATFIDLIFIPIFFVFVSRLFKGKKAASEQHTDATAPQEVR comes from the coding sequence ATGTTATCACGATTCTTTCTGAAGCGCCCTGTTTTTGCCTGGGTGATTGCCATCATCATCATGACCGTCGGCATACTGGCGATCTACAACCTGCCCATATCGCAGAATCCGTCTGTCGCTCCTCCGTCCATCGCCATTGATGCGTATTATCCCGGCGCCTCGGCGGAGACCGTTGAAAATACCGTGACCCAAATTATTGAGCAGAAGATGACCGGTTTGGGCAATATGCTCTATCTCTCCGGCGCCAGTTCGTCCTCCGGCGCATCCCGCATTGAGCTGACCTTCGCTCCGGGAACCGATCCGGATCTTGCCTGGTCCAAGGTGCAGAACAAGCTGCAGCTCGCCATGAGCAGCCTGCCCGATGTGGTCCAGAGCCAGGGAGCCGATGTCAGCAAATCCACCCGAAACTATTTAATGGTCGTTGGGCTGGTCTCGGAGGACGGGAGCATGAACGGGGTGGATTTGCGGGACTACGCCCAGTCCAATCTGGAAAAGATCCTGTCCCGGGTACCGGGGGTGGGTGAAGTCGAAAATTTCGGTTCCCAATATGCCATTCGGGTCTGGGTCAATCCCGACAAGCTGACCAATTATAAACTGACCATCGAAGATGTAATCCTGGCGCTTCAGGATTACAATGTCGAAGTTTCCGCCGGTCAGTTCGGCGGGGCGCCAGCCCGCGAGGGGCAGCGCCTGAATATCGCCATTGTCGTTCAGCATCTGCTCCAGACCCCGGAGGAATTCGCCGCAATCCCCATCCGTACCGATACCGATGGATCGGTGGTTCGCGTCAGGGATATCGGCCGCACGGAGCTGGGCACCGAACGCTACGACATTGTGGCCAACTACAATGGCAAGGCCGCCGCAGCCATGGCCATCCGCCAGGAGGTCGGCGCCAATGCCCTGGAAACGGCCAATAACGTCAAGAAAAAACTCAAGGAGATGAGCCGTTATTTTCCTCCGGGCATGAAGGTGATCTACCCCTACGACACCACGCCTTTTACTATGGTGGCCATTAACGAGGTGGTCAAAACCCTGTTCGAGGCAATCCTTCTGGTCTTTATCATCATGTATCTTTTCATGGGCAACATCCGGGCCACCCTCATCCCAACCATTGCGGTGCCGGTGGTATTGCTGGGAACCTTTGCGGTTCTTGGATTTTTCGGATTTTCCATCAACATGCTGACCATGTTCGCCATGGTGCTGTCCATCGGCCTGCTGGTGGATGACGCCATCGTGGTGGTTGAAAACGTGGAGCGGATCATGGCCGAGGAGGGGCTCCCGCCAAGGGAAGCCACGGCCAAGTCCATGGACGAAATCACCAGCGCGTTGATCGGCATCGGTCTGGTGCTCTCGGCGGTCTTCGGCCCCATGGCCTTTTTTCAAGGTTCCACCGGGGTTCTTTATCGCCAGTTTTCCGTTACCATCATCGCATCCATGTTGCTTTCGGTGGTTGTGGCCCTGATCCTGACCCCGGTGCTTTGTGCATCGTTTCTTAAACCCATACCGCCCGGTCATCACTCTTCAGACAATGCGGTTTTGTTTCTGCGCCCATTTTTCAGGTGGTTCGACAGGAGTTTTCTAAAAGTCAGGAATTTTTATGTGGGAATCGTGGGTCGGTCATTTTCAAAAACATTGCGCTACCTGATGATTTACATCTTGATCGTAGCGACGGTGGGTTTCCTGTTTCAACGGATGACGAGTTCTTATCTCCCGGATGAAGATCAGGGGGTTCTGATGGTTCAGACGACACTACCGTCCGGTTCGACCATAGAAAAGACCCAGAAGGTCATGGATAAAATCAAGGATTATTTTCTTACACATGAGACAGACTGTGTGGAGTCCTTCGCGTCGGTGGCGGGTGTCAGTTTTTCCGGTCAGGCGCAAAACGTGGGAATCGCATTTTTAAAGCTCAAAGACTGGGAACTGCGCAAACGGCCGGACTTGAAGATTGAGGCCATCATTGGCAGGGCAATGGAGTTCTTTCCAAAAATAATTGAAGCCCGGATATTCGCCTTTTCACCGCCCCCCGTGATCGAACTGGGCAATGCCACCGGCTTCGATTTTCAACTGCAGGACCGCGGCGGCCTGGGCCACGCAAAATTGATGGAGGCCCGCAACCAACTCCTTGATATGGCGGCCCGTGATCCGCGATTGATCAGGGTCCGGCCCAACGGCATGGAAGATGTGCCTGAATACCGGATCGATGTGGACTGGGATAAGGCGGGGGCCATGGGGCTTCCCATCTCGTCCATCCACAATACCATCGAGGCCGCCTTTGGCAGTGCCTATGTCAACGATTTTATCCAGGCCGGCCGGGTCAAACGGGTCTATGTTCAGGCGGATATTCCCTATCGAATGCTGCCCAAGGATTTGGAAAAACTCTATGTGCGTAACAGCGAGGGCGATATGGCCCCCTTTTCCGCCTTCGCCTCCGGTCGGTGGACGTTCGGATCGCCAATGCTTGAACGCTACAATGCCTTTCCGTCCCTCAACATCTGGGGCGAGCCGGCGCCGGGAAAAAGTTCCGGTGAGGCAATGGCCGCCATGGAGGAAATCGCTGCCAAGTTGCCCCAGGGGATCGGCTACGATTGGACCGGCCTGTCCTATCAAGAGCGGCTGGCAACAGCCCAGGGGCCCATCCTTTATGCCTTTTCCGTTTTTGTTATCTTTCTTTGCGTGGCAGCCCTGTATGAAAGCTGGACCATCCCTTTTGTCAATCTGTTGATGCTGCCTTTGGGTGTATTCGGCGCGATACTGGCCACATCGCTACGCGGGCTGCCCAGCGATATTTACTTCCAGATCGGTTTTTTAACCACGCTTGGCCTTTCGACAAAAAACGCCATTCTGATCATTCAGTTTATCAAGGAGCGCATGGGACACGGAGAACGCCTTGTCGATGCAACCCTTGGCGCCGCAAAAACACGGTTCCGACCGGTGATGATGACCTCCCTGGCATTCTTTTTCGGTGTTTTGCCGCTGGCCATCGCCACCGGCGCCGGCGCTGGCGCGATGAATGCCATCGGTACGGCCGTTTGCGGCGGGATGCTCTCCGCCACTTTCATCGATCTCATTTTTATCCCTATATTTTTTGTCTTCGTATCACGACTGTTCAAAGGGAAAAAAGCCGCCTCAGAACAGCATACGGATGCCACCGCGCCCCAGGAGGTTCGTTAA